The genomic segment CAACAAATCTGTTTATTCTTCTTTCAACATGTTGAGGTGATGGGTCAAAGGAAATGATTGTGACATATGGTGTCTCTGACTGCTTTTCCATCTTGTATGTCCGTGGGAGGGTCAGGATGTTCATGGTTTGGATCACTGCTGATGTTTGGTTCAGAAGGACAGTGTTCTCCTCTAATTGTGGCTATGTTGTGAAGAATCACACATGCCACAATAATGTCACATGCCCTTTTTGGGGTGACCCTGAGTCTTTGAAGGCACTGGAACCGGGCCTTAAGCATTCCGATAGTCATTTCAACTCTGGCTCTTGTCCTGCAATGAGCCAGATTATATCGCTGCTGTGGGCCTGGTTCAGGGTCAGGGTAAGGGGTAAGCAAATAGGGTAAACATGGATACCCCCTATCACCAAGCAAGTAGCCAGTGAACTCTCCTAAGACAGAAGGATACACTTCAGTTCAAATGTCCCTGTAGCAATTggtctttatatattttgaagTATTTTCAACTCACCATGTCCAAATTTTGTGCTCAGTGTACATTCATGAAAAATTCGTGAGTCATGAACAGAGCCTGGCCACTTGGCTTCCACATTTGTGATAATGTTGGCAGCATCACATATGATCTTCACAGTGCAGAGAACACAAATTATCATCCATTActataatgaaataatttgttagtttgaaatgctgtacctgtacattaatgctgtggaaagacttcctgttcacatAGTCTCCTTCATTTACTGAAGGAGCAATGATTGGAATGTGAGTGCCATCTATACAGCCAATCACGCCTGGGAACCCTGAAAATAAGTGTAAAATTTAAGTAGTAGTTCAAGTATCACCACATCATGAATTAAGTTttgttcatcctgatacctgcaATTTTGTGGAATCCCTCTTTGATAAATCTTGTGGGTCTATGACCGgggaacaccacaaacgagtacaGGAGACGTTTCAGTGCAACTGTAACATTCCTGACTGCCCAACAGACGGTAGCCTTGGAAACGTGCTCAGCGTCACCAATATTATACAGAAAGCTCCCGTTTGCAAAAAAAcgaagtgcaatacaaataatatgtacagaaCTGAGAGAATGTCCGCAATGTGTCACATGAGCAATATAAGGCCTGAGgatgttattcaaataaattatagaTTGTGCTGAAAAATGGTAACGTttacacagaaaatcatcaggaaatgataaaatgtccaaacgcGCTCTAATCACTCTCTCCCGGCGGAGAGCTCTGCGGAAAATTTGGGCTTCAACATCTACTGGCTCTTCAAGGAAGGGGCACGCCATGTCTGACACTTCCTACAGTTAGGTTTCCGACAAAGAGGCGGAGAAAGTCAGGGTTAGTTGAAGTAAACCTGCTAGGGGGCAGGTTAG from the Pelmatolapia mariae isolate MD_Pm_ZW linkage group LG20, Pm_UMD_F_2, whole genome shotgun sequence genome contains:
- the LOC134619247 gene encoding putative nuclease HARBI1, which encodes MACPFLEEPVDVEAQIFRRALRRERVIRARLDILSFPDDFLCKRYHFSAQSIIYLNNILRPYIAHVTHCGHSLSSVHIICIALRFFANGSFLYNIGDAEHVSKATVCWAVRNVTVALKRLLYSFVVFPGHRPTRFIKEGFHKIAGFPGVIGCIDGTHIPIIAPSVNEGDYVNRKSFHSINVQIICDAANIITNVEAKWPGSVHDSRIFHECTLSTKFGHGEFTGYLLGDRGYPCLPYLLTPYPDPEPGPQQRYNLAHCRTRARVEMTIGMLKARFQCLQRLRVTPKRACDIIVACVILHNIATIRGEHCPSEPNISSDPNHEHPDPPTDIQDGKAVRDTICHNHFL